In Symmachiella dynata, the following are encoded in one genomic region:
- a CDS encoding ComEC/Rec2 family competence protein produces the protein MREKLFFAISTVIATLLVSAAAPPAIAAEGPLTIYFIDVEGGAATLFVTPAGESLLIDSGYPDNNGRDRDRILKVLRDEAHLNHLDHAAVTHWHLDHFGNHASLASEIEIKNFWDRGIPETLAEDPNFEERIGFYRAASQNESKALAAGDSLPLKSGQTPLAVKIITASREVIPNDGPPNPFAKTNEPKPRDKSDNAASLSFLLSFGDFKFLCCGDLTWNVEAKLVTPNNPIGQVDLFMVTHHGLPVSNNPVLVHAVDPIVAVMCNGPVKGGHPNTLKTLRGVKSLQALYQLHRNIKVAAEDQTPPEFIANSAETSDHCDGTFVKATIAPDGESYTVQIGRDGKPATYKTRK, from the coding sequence ATGCGCGAGAAACTCTTTTTTGCGATCAGCACCGTCATCGCCACCTTGCTTGTTTCCGCAGCCGCGCCGCCGGCCATCGCTGCCGAGGGGCCATTGACGATCTATTTCATCGATGTCGAAGGAGGCGCTGCTACGCTGTTTGTCACTCCCGCGGGTGAATCGTTACTAATCGACTCGGGATATCCCGACAACAACGGCCGCGATCGCGATCGCATTCTCAAAGTCCTACGTGATGAAGCACACTTAAACCACCTTGACCACGCTGCGGTCACACATTGGCATTTGGACCACTTCGGCAATCATGCGTCGCTGGCGTCGGAAATTGAAATCAAAAACTTCTGGGACCGCGGCATTCCCGAAACCTTGGCGGAGGATCCAAATTTCGAAGAACGGATCGGCTTTTATCGCGCTGCGTCCCAAAACGAATCCAAAGCACTCGCCGCCGGCGACAGCTTGCCGCTCAAGTCGGGTCAGACGCCGCTGGCGGTTAAGATCATCACCGCTAGTCGCGAAGTGATTCCCAACGACGGTCCGCCCAACCCGTTTGCAAAAACAAACGAACCCAAACCACGCGACAAAAGCGACAACGCCGCCAGTTTGAGTTTTCTGCTGAGTTTCGGCGACTTCAAATTCCTCTGCTGCGGTGACTTGACGTGGAATGTCGAAGCAAAATTGGTGACACCCAACAACCCGATTGGTCAAGTCGACCTGTTCATGGTCACGCACCACGGCCTGCCGGTCAGCAACAATCCTGTTCTGGTGCACGCCGTCGATCCGATCGTAGCTGTCATGTGCAACGGCCCGGTCAAGGGGGGGCATCCCAACACCTTGAAAACGTTGCGAGGCGTGAAATCGCTACAGGCGCTCTATCAGCTGCACCGCAATATTAAGGTCGCCGCAGAAGACCAAACGCCGCCGGAATTCATCGCCAACTCCGCAGAAACCTCCGACCACTGCGACGGCACATTCGTCAAAGCCACGATCGCTCCGGATGGTGAAAGTTATACCGTGCAAATCGGCCGGGATGGCAAACCGGCAACCTACAAAACGCGGAAATAG